A window of Dromiciops gliroides isolate mDroGli1 chromosome X, mDroGli1.pri, whole genome shotgun sequence contains these coding sequences:
- the LOC122733307 gene encoding 40S ribosomal protein S27-like, which yields MKCPGCYKITTVFSHAQTVVLCVGCSTVLCQPTGGKARLTEGCSFRKKQH from the coding sequence ATGAAATGCCCGGGCTGCTATAAAATCACCACTGTCTTCAGCCATGCACAAACAGTGGTTCTCTGTGTCGGATGCTCCACTGTACTTTGTCAGCCTACAGGAGGAAAGGCAAGACTTACAGAAGGATGCTCCTTCAGAAAGAAGCAGCACTAA